Proteins encoded in a region of the Homo sapiens chromosome 20, GRCh38.p14 Primary Assembly genome:
- the PET117 gene encoding protein PET117 homolog, mitochondrial precursor, which produces MSRSSKVVLGLSVLLTAATVAGVHVKQQWDQQRLRDGVIRDIERQIRKKENIRLLGEQIILTEQLEAEREKMLLAKGSQKS; this is translated from the exons ATGTCTAGGAGCTCGAAGGTGGTGCTGGGCCTCTCGGTGCTGCTGACGGCGGCCACAGTGGCCGGCGTACATGTGAAGCAGCAGTGGGACCAGCAG AGGCTTCGTGACGGAGTTATCAGAGACATTGAGAGGCAAATtcggaaaaaagaaaacattcgtCTTTTGGGAGAACAGATTATTTTGACTGAGCAACTTgaagcagaaagagagaagatgtTATTGGCAAAAGGATCTCAAAAATCATGA